TTTAACCCTGATGGCACCGAGCGTTTCGACCCCTCTGATATCCAAACAGAAGCTAGAAATCAATGGGGTAGTACTCAGGAAGAGATTCCTTCTTCCAAAGGGTCCTCTGCTTTTCCTCCTGTCAATTTTGCAAACTTTGTTCTTTCTCTGGCCAGTTCGGTGCAGATGTGTCTGGGGCTTTCCCCAAACCCTTTTACGGGGAAAGTTGAAAAAGATCTCCCTCAGGCCAAGCATAGTCTTGATCTAATGGGAATGATCCAAGAAAAAACTAAAGGAAATTTAACTCAAGAAGAAGATCAGCTTTTGCAGGTGATCCTCACCGACTTGAGACTTCGATACATAGGAGAGAAAAAAACATGAGAAAACAATATTCAAAAAGTACTTTAATTGTCACAGCCTTTTTTTCGGCTTTACTTGCGCTTTTGTTTGCTTGCAGTTTTGATTTTACAAAAAAAACGAAGGCGGAAGACCAAAAAGCGCTTAATGCGACTCCTGCTCCAAATTCTTTTTCCCAAAAAAACTCTTCAAATAATTTTCCCTCTTTTACAGAGATGGTGAAACGCATAAAACCCGCGGTAGTCAATATCTCTAGCACGCATATTGTTCGCCAACGCATTCCCAGAAATTATCGGAATCCTGCCTTTGATGATTTTTTTAACAAATTCTTTGGTGCCCCTCAAGAACAGAGCCAAAGTAGTTTGGGGAGCGGTTTCATCATTGATGCAGAAGGAACCATTCTGACCAACAATCACGTAGTTCAGGATGCCGATGAAATTCAGGTAAAGTTGGATGATGGTAGAAAATTTCAGGCGAAAATTTTAGGAACGGATCCTAAAACAGACATTGCCGTGATTAAAATGCAGGGCGCTTCTCACTTTCCTTTTGTTCCGCTTGGAAACTCCGATCCGCTGGAAGTTGGGGAGTGGGTGGTGGCGGTGGGAAACCCTTTTGGTTTGGGACAAACAGTGACCGCGGGGATTGTTTCTGCCAAAGGCCGTGTCATTGGGGCTGGTCCTTATGACAATTTCATTCAAACAGATGCCTCGATTAATCCAGGCAATTCAGGTGGCCCTCTTTTTAATTTGAATGGGGAGGTGATAGGAATTAATACCGCTATTATTGCCAGCGGCCAAGGAATTGGTTTTGCCATTCCCATCAATGTAGCCAAAAATCTGGCCCCGCAACTCGAAAAAAAAGGCAAGGTGAGTCGGGGATTTTTAGGCGTTGGAATTCAGGAGATGGATGAAAATTTGGTGAAGTCATTTGGTCTATCCAACGATAAGGGCGCGTTGGTGGTGGGTGTGAACCCTGGGGGGCCCGCAGAAAAAGTAGGTATTGAGGTGGGAGATGTGATTGTCTCCTTCAACGGAAAAACCATTGAGGGGGCCCACGATTTACCCATTCAGGTTTCTCAAGCTTCTGTGGGATCAAAAGTTCCTGTGGAAATTATCCGTAAAGGGCAAAAGAAAAATTTTATGGTAGAAATTACGGAGCTTGAACCTGCAGAAAAACAAATGGCTCAATCCGAAAAAGCCTCAGGGACACTGGGTTTGCAGGTTCGAGAACCCAAAATAGATGAACTGGAAGAATTGGGTTTGAGATCTAAAAAAGGGGTGCTGGTGGCCCGTGTAGGCCAAGATTCAGCTGCACAATGGGTGGGTTTACAAGGGGGGGACGTGATTTTGGAAATCAATAGCAATCCTATTAATAGTCTGGAGGATTATAATCAGACGGTTTCAAAAATTAAGAATGGGGATATTGTACGCATGCTGGTGAAACGCGGGCAGAGGAGTAGTTACTTGGCTTTTCGGAAGTGAAATTGTGGGAGCTAATCTAAATTCGTCCGCAGACGAATTTAGCAGTCTTTTGCAATTGTCTCGGGTAAGAGTAGGGCTTCAAAAAAGGTCCTCTATTTTTTTCTGGTCAAAGTAGTTTCCTGTTTATATAGGCACCCCCTCCATTTATATTTTTTAATACCACCTCCCTATTATTTAGGATGGGCAGGTTAGGGCAAGAA
This genomic stretch from Deltaproteobacteria bacterium harbors:
- a CDS encoding DegQ family serine endoprotease, with the translated sequence MRKQYSKSTLIVTAFFSALLALLFACSFDFTKKTKAEDQKALNATPAPNSFSQKNSSNNFPSFTEMVKRIKPAVVNISSTHIVRQRIPRNYRNPAFDDFFNKFFGAPQEQSQSSLGSGFIIDAEGTILTNNHVVQDADEIQVKLDDGRKFQAKILGTDPKTDIAVIKMQGASHFPFVPLGNSDPLEVGEWVVAVGNPFGLGQTVTAGIVSAKGRVIGAGPYDNFIQTDASINPGNSGGPLFNLNGEVIGINTAIIASGQGIGFAIPINVAKNLAPQLEKKGKVSRGFLGVGIQEMDENLVKSFGLSNDKGALVVGVNPGGPAEKVGIEVGDVIVSFNGKTIEGAHDLPIQVSQASVGSKVPVEIIRKGQKKNFMVEITELEPAEKQMAQSEKASGTLGLQVREPKIDELEELGLRSKKGVLVARVGQDSAAQWVGLQGGDVILEINSNPINSLEDYNQTVSKIKNGDIVRMLVKRGQRSSYLAFRK
- a CDS encoding DUF1844 domain-containing protein codes for the protein MNQNEKDSIKVNDHRSFNPDGTERFDPSDIQTEARNQWGSTQEEIPSSKGSSAFPPVNFANFVLSLASSVQMCLGLSPNPFTGKVEKDLPQAKHSLDLMGMIQEKTKGNLTQEEDQLLQVILTDLRLRYIGEKKT